One Malaclemys terrapin pileata isolate rMalTer1 chromosome 21, rMalTer1.hap1, whole genome shotgun sequence DNA window includes the following coding sequences:
- the LOC128826849 gene encoding CD276 antigen-like isoform X2 — MLVRSSSQSMLLPLLILNFAVAETSAPDVVAQFGGDVTLSCLFPSPPGMNLQRLTLTWQKERAGAEDLVVHSYYYGKEQLERQDEAYRNRTQLDPEGLARGNASVTLRGVRIQDEGVYLCHITSEQGKISERRQVKVMAPYSEARLEVSVSSQLTLTCCAEGGYPEASVLWLDGAGNNVTVESDTRLQRDPRGLCDVSSRILLPRGESGNYTCLLESPGQPHVVRHLSVSCSPGSFLCPGAVLIRAGAPSDVAANGN; from the exons ATGTTGGTTCGCTCCTCTTCCCAGTCCATGCTGCTTCCCCTCTTGATTCTCAACTTTGCCGTGGCAG AAACCTCAGCACCAGATGTTGTAGCTCAGTTTGGGGGGGACGTCACCCTGAGCTGCCTCTTCCCGTCCCCGCCCGGGATGAACCTCCAGCGCCTGACCCTCACCTGGCAGAAGGAACGGGCGGGGGCAGAGGACCTGGTAGTTCATAGTTACTATtacgggaaggagcagctggagagacAGGACGAGGCTTATAGGAACCGGACCCAGCTGGATCCAGAGGGACTGGCCCGGGGGAACGCATCCGTGACACTGAGGGGCGTCCGCATCCAGGACGAGGGCGTCTATCTCTGCCACATCACCTCGGAGCAGGGCAAGATTTCAGAAAGGAGACAGGTTAAAGTGATGG CCCCGTACTCGGAGGCCCGACTGGAGGTTAGCGTGAGCAGCCAGTTGACCCTGACCTGCTGTGCGGAGGGCGGGTACCCCGAGGCCTCTGTGCTGTGGCTGGACGGAGCCGGGAACAACGTTACGGTGGAGAGCGACACCAGGCTGCAGAGAGACCCCAGGGGACTCTGTGATGTGAGCAGCCGAATCCTCCTGCCCAGGGGAGAAAGCGGCAACTACACCTGCCTCCTGGAGAGCCCCGGACAGCCCCACGTCGTCCGACACCTGAGCGTCTCCTGCAGCCCAG GGTCGTTTCTGTGCCCCGGAGCTGTTTTGATCCGTGCGGGTGCCCCCAGCGACGTGGCAGCTAATGGAAACTAA
- the LOC128826849 gene encoding CD276 antigen-like isoform X1 codes for MLVRSSSQSMLLPLLILNFAVAETSAPDVVAQFGGDVTLSCLFPSPPGMNLQRLTLTWQKERAGAEDLVVHSYYYGKEQLERQDEAYRNRTQLDPEGLARGNASVTLRGVRIQDEGVYLCHITSEQGKISERRQVKVMAPYSEARLEVSVSSQLTLTCCAEGGYPEASVLWLDGAGNNVTVESDTRLQRDPRGLCDVSSRILLPRGESGNYTCLLESPGQPHVVRHLSVSCSPDNCTNNPCLLIALPLTVLLGVLGIAWCFLRRRFSRC; via the exons ATGTTGGTTCGCTCCTCTTCCCAGTCCATGCTGCTTCCCCTCTTGATTCTCAACTTTGCCGTGGCAG AAACCTCAGCACCAGATGTTGTAGCTCAGTTTGGGGGGGACGTCACCCTGAGCTGCCTCTTCCCGTCCCCGCCCGGGATGAACCTCCAGCGCCTGACCCTCACCTGGCAGAAGGAACGGGCGGGGGCAGAGGACCTGGTAGTTCATAGTTACTATtacgggaaggagcagctggagagacAGGACGAGGCTTATAGGAACCGGACCCAGCTGGATCCAGAGGGACTGGCCCGGGGGAACGCATCCGTGACACTGAGGGGCGTCCGCATCCAGGACGAGGGCGTCTATCTCTGCCACATCACCTCGGAGCAGGGCAAGATTTCAGAAAGGAGACAGGTTAAAGTGATGG CCCCGTACTCGGAGGCCCGACTGGAGGTTAGCGTGAGCAGCCAGTTGACCCTGACCTGCTGTGCGGAGGGCGGGTACCCCGAGGCCTCTGTGCTGTGGCTGGACGGAGCCGGGAACAACGTTACGGTGGAGAGCGACACCAGGCTGCAGAGAGACCCCAGGGGACTCTGTGATGTGAGCAGCCGAATCCTCCTGCCCAGGGGAGAAAGCGGCAACTACACCTGCCTCCTGGAGAGCCCCGGACAGCCCCACGTCGTCCGACACCTGAGCGTCTCCTGCAGCCCAG ATAACTGTACTAACAACCCGTGCCTGCTTATCGCCCTGCCCCTGACAGTGCTGCTGGGTGTTCTGGGAATTGCCTGGTGCTTCCTAAGGCGTCGGTTCTCGCGGTGTTAG